A stretch of Desulfobacter hydrogenophilus DNA encodes these proteins:
- a CDS encoding type II toxin-antitoxin system HicB family antitoxin yields the protein MKYRVYFYYDSDYRGYVADALDLPGCVSQGRTMEDAKQNIKDAINAYIEVECEKSAEDRSYHLPEESFIGEIAVG from the coding sequence ATGAAATATCGAGTTTATTTTTATTATGATTCGGATTATCGAGGATATGTTGCGGATGCACTGGATTTACCGGGATGTGTCAGCCAGGGTAGAACCATGGAGGACGCCAAACAGAACATAAAAGATGCCATCAATGCCTATATAGAGGTTGAATGCGAAAAGTCCGCAGAAGACAGGTCATATCACTTGCCGGAAGAAAGCTTCATAGGAGAGATAGCCGTTGGGTAG
- a CDS encoding N-acetyltransferase, whose translation MISKLSVISDRATIGKNVTIHPYVIINDGVCIQDGVEVFPGAVIGKETDGSAGEKVVIGSDSKIGSHTTIYYGVKIGPNTNIDAYCEIGYPTKLVENPSLTIGAESLIRSHSIFYTGSKFGARLVTGHRVTVRENTCAGENFQIGTLCDIQGDCTIGDYVRCHSNVHIGKKSRIGSFVWLFPYVVLTNDPTPPSETLIGSVIEDYAIVATMSVILPGVIVGPHSLVGAHSLVTRNVPEGMIVGGVPARIFGPASDMKLRDGSGKPAYPWTGHFHRGYPDEITNQWVQNDQQNSIDNSGGGGVMLHDFALLESQDIGSGTRIWAYSHILPGARIGKDCNICDQTFVENDVVIGDRVTIKSGVHIWDGVRIEDDVFIGPGVTFTNDHFPRSRQFPEKFMTIHICRKASIGANATLLPGITIGENAMVGAGAVVTKDVPPNAVIYGNPASIHRYVGVTDNEQDK comes from the coding sequence ATGATTAGCAAATTATCCGTTATCAGCGATCGTGCCACTATTGGAAAAAATGTCACTATTCACCCTTATGTGATAATCAATGACGGAGTGTGTATTCAGGACGGGGTTGAAGTTTTTCCCGGCGCAGTCATTGGGAAAGAAACCGACGGGTCTGCGGGGGAAAAAGTGGTGATCGGTAGCGATTCCAAAATAGGCTCACATACTACCATTTATTATGGAGTTAAAATCGGGCCCAACACAAACATTGACGCATATTGTGAAATCGGCTATCCAACTAAACTTGTGGAAAACCCTTCGCTTACGATCGGAGCCGAATCTTTGATCCGATCCCATTCAATTTTCTATACTGGTTCAAAATTCGGAGCCCGGTTGGTGACTGGGCACCGGGTAACGGTAAGAGAAAATACCTGTGCCGGAGAAAATTTTCAGATCGGTACATTATGCGACATCCAAGGGGACTGTACCATAGGTGATTATGTGCGCTGCCATTCCAATGTGCATATCGGGAAAAAATCTCGGATCGGCAGCTTTGTGTGGCTGTTTCCCTATGTGGTGCTCACCAATGATCCCACTCCGCCCAGCGAAACATTAATAGGATCGGTTATTGAAGATTATGCCATTGTTGCAACCATGTCTGTTATCCTTCCCGGCGTTATCGTTGGACCCCATTCACTTGTGGGCGCCCATTCACTGGTAACCAGGAATGTACCCGAAGGCATGATTGTAGGTGGCGTACCAGCAAGAATTTTTGGTCCGGCGTCAGACATGAAACTCCGGGACGGCTCCGGCAAACCGGCGTATCCTTGGACCGGCCATTTCCATCGGGGTTATCCGGATGAAATTACCAATCAGTGGGTTCAAAATGATCAGCAGAACAGTATTGATAATTCGGGGGGGGGGGGGGTAATGCTTCATGATTTTGCCCTTCTGGAATCTCAGGACATTGGCTCCGGTACGCGTATCTGGGCTTATTCCCATATTTTGCCGGGTGCCAGAATCGGAAAAGACTGCAACATTTGTGACCAGACCTTTGTTGAAAATGATGTAGTTATCGGCGATCGGGTCACCATCAAATCTGGTGTCCACATATGGGATGGGGTTAGGATCGAGGATGATGTGTTTATCGGCCCGGGAGTTACGTTTACCAATGATCATTTTCCCCGCAGCAGGCAGTTTCCGGAAAAATTCATGACAATTCATATTTGCCGGAAAGCCAGTATCGGTGCCAACGCTACCCTGCTTCCCGGGATCACAATCGGTGAGAATGCCATGGTCGGGGCCGGGGCCGTAGTTACAAAGGACGTGCCGCCCAATGCCGTGATTTATGGCAACCCGGCCAGTATTCACCGATATGTCGGAGTAACTGATAATGAACAAGACAAATAA
- a CDS encoding type II toxin-antitoxin system HicA family toxin — MGRLGNVSGKRAVNAFKKLGYQIARQTGSHIILRHQNRPTLTIPNHKELAPGLLRAIISQAGLNVTDFIKNL; from the coding sequence TTGGGTAGGCTTGGGAATGTCTCCGGGAAGAGAGCAGTAAATGCGTTTAAGAAATTAGGATATCAGATTGCTCGTCAAACAGGAAGTCATATCATTCTCAGGCATCAGAATCGGCCGACTCTAACAATCCCGAATCATAAGGAATTAGCACCAGGGCTTTTAAGAGCGATCATATCACAGGCGGGCTTAAATGTGACTGACTTCATAAAGAATCTGTAG
- a CDS encoding IS1634 family transposase: protein MTTDSTSKDEEIFNKDKLQIITERVDDVPLLIAQMLRMGIPEIIDRHIPRHGNQRDLSWGWTTVIWMAYILTEGDHRKVSMSEYVEEMQNTLLCIAGRPIVALDFSDDRLAHLLKHLSNREYWSKIEDDLNKQSIEVYDLKPETIRCDATTVSADQAITEDGLVQFGHSKDNTKLPQIKLMSAALDPLGMPLASDVVSGEKADDGLYIPLISRVSDSLKKNGLLFSGDCKMSALETRAHLLSSGHHYLCPLPLTGKTADEMKTWINEGISKDQEKILIPVFRENYKGIVVLAAKGYEFSRIQTFQKKAEEITWPERVFVVHSPAHARQQSAGLNIRLTKAKEKLEKLTPLPGRGRRQISDEAELVAAIAKIIKAHNVEDLLEAQFEKQVEQKMKYVGKGRGGVNRETIVVEKVRYQITSVERNQKKIADEKTRFGWKAFVTEVDFDKLSLHDAILSYRNEYRVERIFGRLKSRLNIAPLFVKKDDQIEGMTYLLTLCVRVLTLIEFVVRRSLKEEKTELPDMHPENHKKTTAKPSAEKILKAFSKVNLTIICDMAGNVIMRSLKPLSNLQKQIIQKLGLDSSIYTQLEI, encoded by the coding sequence ATGACAACGGATTCGACATCAAAAGATGAAGAGATTTTCAACAAAGACAAACTTCAGATTATTACGGAACGAGTGGATGATGTGCCTTTGCTCATAGCACAAATGCTCAGAATGGGTATTCCGGAAATCATAGACAGACATATTCCAAGACATGGAAATCAAAGAGACCTTAGCTGGGGATGGACCACAGTCATATGGATGGCCTATATTCTGACTGAAGGCGACCACCGTAAAGTATCAATGAGTGAATATGTGGAAGAAATGCAAAATACCTTGCTGTGCATAGCAGGCCGGCCAATAGTGGCGCTGGATTTCAGTGATGATCGTTTAGCCCATCTTTTGAAACATTTAAGCAATCGTGAATACTGGTCAAAGATAGAAGATGATCTCAACAAACAGTCAATAGAGGTGTATGATCTGAAGCCTGAAACAATCAGATGTGATGCAACGACTGTGAGTGCGGACCAGGCAATCACAGAAGATGGATTGGTTCAGTTTGGTCATAGCAAAGACAATACGAAGTTACCTCAGATAAAATTGATGAGTGCTGCCTTGGACCCTTTGGGAATGCCGTTGGCTTCTGACGTCGTTTCTGGTGAAAAGGCAGACGATGGATTATATATTCCGCTGATAAGCCGCGTCAGTGACAGTCTTAAAAAAAATGGATTATTATTCTCAGGTGATTGTAAAATGAGTGCACTGGAGACCCGGGCTCATTTGCTATCGTCAGGGCATCATTATTTATGCCCGCTGCCCTTGACCGGTAAAACTGCTGATGAAATGAAAACATGGATCAATGAAGGTATTTCCAAAGATCAGGAAAAAATCTTGATTCCTGTGTTCAGAGAGAACTATAAAGGAATAGTAGTTCTGGCAGCCAAAGGATATGAGTTCAGCCGCATTCAGACTTTTCAAAAAAAGGCTGAAGAAATAACCTGGCCGGAGCGTGTGTTCGTCGTTCATTCCCCTGCTCATGCCAGGCAACAGTCAGCCGGTCTCAATATTCGGTTGACAAAAGCTAAAGAAAAACTTGAAAAATTAACTCCTTTACCAGGGCGAGGCAGACGTCAAATAAGCGATGAGGCTGAACTTGTGGCGGCGATTGCCAAAATAATCAAAGCCCATAACGTTGAGGATCTGCTGGAAGCCCAGTTTGAAAAACAGGTAGAACAAAAAATGAAGTACGTCGGTAAAGGCAGGGGTGGCGTTAACCGGGAAACCATCGTTGTAGAGAAAGTTCGTTATCAGATTACTTCTGTTGAAAGAAATCAGAAAAAAATCGCCGATGAAAAAACCCGGTTTGGCTGGAAAGCATTCGTCACAGAGGTGGATTTTGATAAGCTTTCCCTGCATGATGCTATTTTGTCATATAGAAATGAATATCGAGTTGAACGTATTTTCGGCAGGCTAAAAAGTCGTCTTAACATAGCGCCGTTGTTTGTTAAAAAAGATGATCAGATTGAAGGTATGACATATCTACTCACCCTGTGTGTAAGGGTATTGACTCTTATAGAATTTGTTGTTCGACGCTCATTGAAAGAAGAAAAGACTGAATTACCTGATATGCATCCTGAAAACCATAAAAAGACTACAGCCAAACCTTCTGCGGAAAAAATTTTAAAGGCTTTCTCGAAAGTTAACCTTACTATTATATGCGACATGGCAGGGAATGTTATTATGCGTTCATTGAAACCATTATCAAATCTGCAAAAACAAATTATCCAAAAATTGGGATTAGACTCTTCTATTTATACGCAACTTGAAATTTAG
- a CDS encoding MBL fold metallo-hydrolase RNA specificity domain-containing protein — MAFPMSGMCTGGRIVDHLEQGLQDPKNDLFFVGYQAKGTPGRAMMEKKVPVKAAIHTLSGYSAHADQNMLVNWVNSMPEPPRKITLVHGEPRARKALAKALDHVLCPSDP, encoded by the coding sequence ATGGCTTTCCCAATGTCCGGCATGTGCACCGGCGGCCGCATCGTCGATCACCTGGAGCAGGGGCTGCAGGACCCGAAAAATGACCTCTTTTTTGTGGGATACCAGGCCAAGGGCACCCCGGGCCGTGCCATGATGGAAAAAAAGGTGCCGGTGAAGGCAGCCATCCATACACTATCCGGGTACTCTGCCCATGCCGATCAAAATATGCTGGTCAACTGGGTGAACTCCATGCCCGAACCACCCAGAAAAATTACCCTGGTCCACGGTGAACCCCGTGCCCGCAAAGCCCTGGCCAAAGCTCTGGATCATGTTCTCTGCCCAAGTGATCCTTAA
- a CDS encoding MBL fold metallo-hydrolase RNA specificity domain-containing protein, which translates to MQPREIDYLFLTHAHIDHMGRVPDLIDAGFKGEILCTHATKALLLPMLHDALSFTGRTHWQIKKLEQTIDDLAWGFELNQEFTLKKKISFQLYNAGHILGSCFIRLCFPQKPAPSTQNPYTIIFSGDLGCTDTPILPDPDPPPSCDHLILESTYGDRNHTSRKERIATLERLLEKALADKGIVYIPAFSLGRTQELIYELDRIKTKVPVFIDSPLGLKITRIYADLENFWDDEAKKLKALGDHPLDFKNLYSVEKYRDHKQLMEIKGPAIIIAGSGMCTGGRIVDHLEQGLEDPRNDLFFVRYQAKGTPGRRMLKKKIPVRAAIHTLSGYSAHADQNTLVNWVKSMPKPPGKITLVHGEPHAQKVLAHRLGQEMKP; encoded by the coding sequence GTGCAGCCCAGAGAGATCGACTATCTGTTTCTGACCCACGCCCACATTGATCACATGGGCCGGGTACCGGATCTCATTGATGCCGGGTTTAAAGGGGAGATCCTCTGTACCCATGCGACAAAAGCACTGCTGCTGCCCATGCTTCACGATGCGCTTTCCTTCACCGGCAGAACACATTGGCAGATAAAAAAGCTGGAACAGACCATCGACGACCTTGCCTGGGGCTTTGAGCTGAACCAGGAATTCACCCTGAAAAAGAAAATCAGTTTCCAATTGTACAATGCCGGGCATATCCTGGGCTCCTGCTTTATCCGCCTCTGCTTTCCCCAGAAACCGGCACCCAGTACCCAAAATCCATACACCATCATCTTTTCCGGAGATTTGGGCTGCACAGACACCCCCATCCTGCCGGACCCGGACCCTCCGCCATCCTGTGATCACCTGATACTGGAATCCACCTATGGAGACAGAAATCACACCAGCCGAAAAGAGCGCATTGCCACCCTGGAGCGTCTTCTGGAAAAAGCCCTGGCAGACAAGGGCATTGTCTACATCCCTGCCTTTTCGTTAGGCCGCACCCAGGAGCTGATTTATGAACTGGACCGCATCAAAACCAAAGTACCGGTGTTCATTGACTCTCCCCTGGGCCTTAAGATCACCAGAATTTATGCCGATCTTGAGAACTTCTGGGATGATGAGGCAAAGAAACTTAAGGCATTAGGCGACCATCCCCTGGATTTTAAAAACCTTTACAGCGTGGAAAAATACCGGGACCATAAACAGCTCATGGAGATAAAGGGACCGGCCATCATCATTGCAGGATCGGGCATGTGCACTGGCGGCCGCATTGTGGATCACCTGGAACAGGGGCTGGAAGATCCCAGAAATGATCTTTTTTTTGTGAGATACCAGGCAAAAGGCACCCCTGGCCGCCGCATGTTGAAAAAAAAGATACCGGTCAGGGCCGCCATCCATACCCTGTCCGGTTACTCTGCCCATGCCGATCAAAATACCCTTGTCAACTGGGTGAAATCCATGCCCAAGCCCCCGGGGAAAATAACCCTGGTCCACGGAGAACCCCATGCCCAAAAAGTCCTGGCCCACCGCCTGGGGCAGGAGATGAAACCATAA
- the rfbA gene encoding glucose-1-phosphate thymidylyltransferase RfbA, translating into MKAIILAGGSGTRLYPLTIAGSKQLLPVYDKPMIYYPLSVLMLAGIRDILLISDPEDLPRFQKLLKDGSQWGISISYVEQPKPEGLAQAFILGESFIGSDSVCLILGDNLFYGQGFQPMLQKCTQLTEGGIVFGYWVNDPSQYGVVDFDETGRVLSIEEKPAHPKSNFAVPGLYFYDNDVVEIAHSVKPSPRGELEITDINNVYLARGTLKVQLLGRGFAWLDTGTHESLLEAGAFIETIEKRQGLKVGCVEEVALRKGYITMSDLEELAAPLLKNGYGKYLMQLGKSSSVDTILKRFNPL; encoded by the coding sequence ATGAAAGCCATCATCCTCGCAGGCGGTTCCGGCACGCGCCTATACCCCCTCACCATAGCAGGCTCCAAACAGCTCCTGCCGGTGTATGACAAACCAATGATCTACTATCCCCTGTCGGTCCTGATGCTGGCAGGTATCAGGGATATTCTGCTGATCTCTGATCCTGAGGACCTGCCACGCTTTCAAAAACTGCTCAAGGATGGGTCCCAATGGGGCATTTCCATCTCTTATGTTGAACAGCCTAAACCCGAAGGGCTTGCCCAGGCATTCATTCTGGGGGAATCTTTTATCGGGTCTGATTCCGTGTGCCTCATCCTCGGGGACAACCTGTTCTACGGACAGGGATTTCAGCCCATGCTTCAAAAATGTACACAACTCACCGAGGGCGGTATTGTGTTCGGCTATTGGGTCAATGATCCATCGCAGTATGGGGTGGTGGATTTTGATGAAACCGGCCGGGTGCTGAGCATCGAGGAAAAGCCTGCTCATCCCAAATCTAATTTTGCCGTGCCAGGGCTTTATTTTTATGACAATGATGTGGTAGAGATTGCCCATTCCGTGAAACCATCTCCCAGAGGCGAGCTTGAAATCACGGACATTAACAATGTGTATCTGGCCAGGGGCACGCTCAAAGTTCAGCTATTGGGCCGCGGATTTGCCTGGTTGGATACCGGCACTCATGAATCCCTCCTGGAAGCCGGAGCTTTTATCGAAACTATCGAAAAACGCCAAGGACTCAAAGTGGGGTGTGTGGAGGAAGTGGCACTGCGCAAGGGATATATCACCATGTCTGACTTAGAAGAACTTGCAGCCCCGCTTTTGAAAAACGGATATGGGAAATATCTGATGCAATTGGGGAAAAGTTCATCCGTGGATACAATTTTAAAAAGGTTTAATCCATTATGA
- the rfbB gene encoding dTDP-glucose 4,6-dehydratase produces MHNPKPNTQHPTPMNLLITGAAGFIGTNFVYYWLKNHPADPIIALDALTYAGNRDNLRQAEASPNFEFVHGNILDQSLVETLLSTRNIDTIVHFAAESHVDRSIQGPDAFIETNIVGTHTLLKAVKNIWLNKYPQPRHRFHHISTDEVYGSLKPDDPPFSENTPYAPNSPYAASKAASDHLVRAYHKTFGLETTISNCSNNFGPFQFPEKLIPLMITNILAGKPIPVYGDGQQIRDWLYVDDHNQGVDLILKKGRSGQVYNIGGNNEQTNLDIIHMVCDLMNNAFTADPGLAAQYPDCPCTRSIHPSTLITHVTDRKGHDRRYAINATKIQTQLAFTPEHTFNQGLQKTLNWYLTKDPGPRI; encoded by the coding sequence ATGCATAACCCAAAACCAAATACCCAACACCCAACACCCATGAACCTACTCATTACCGGCGCCGCCGGCTTCATCGGCACCAACTTCGTCTACTACTGGCTCAAAAACCATCCAGCCGACCCCATCATTGCCCTGGATGCGCTCACTTATGCCGGCAACCGAGACAATTTGCGGCAGGCCGAAGCCAGCCCCAACTTTGAATTTGTCCACGGCAACATCCTGGACCAGTCCCTGGTGGAAACCCTGCTTTCCACCCGCAACATCGACACCATTGTCCATTTTGCCGCTGAATCCCACGTGGACCGCTCCATCCAGGGCCCGGATGCCTTCATTGAAACCAATATCGTGGGCACCCACACCCTGCTCAAGGCGGTCAAAAATATCTGGCTGAACAAATATCCCCAGCCTCGGCACCGGTTCCACCACATTTCCACAGACGAAGTGTATGGCAGCCTGAAACCCGACGACCCGCCGTTTTCGGAAAATACGCCCTATGCGCCCAACTCCCCCTATGCCGCCAGCAAAGCCGCCTCCGACCACCTGGTCCGGGCGTACCACAAAACTTTCGGCCTGGAAACCACCATCAGCAACTGCTCCAACAACTTTGGCCCGTTTCAGTTCCCGGAAAAACTGATCCCGCTTATGATCACAAACATCCTTGCCGGCAAACCCATCCCGGTTTACGGAGACGGACAGCAGATCCGGGACTGGCTATACGTGGACGATCACAACCAGGGCGTGGACCTGATCCTGAAAAAAGGCAGGTCCGGTCAAGTATACAACATCGGCGGCAACAACGAACAAACCAACCTGGACATTATCCACATGGTCTGTGACCTGATGAACAACGCTTTCACAGCCGACCCCGGCCTGGCCGCCCAATACCCGGACTGCCCCTGCACCCGCAGCATCCACCCCAGCACCCTGATCACCCATGTCACGGACCGCAAAGGCCACGACCGCCGCTACGCCATTAATGCCACCAAAATCCAAACCCAACTGGCCTTTACCCCCGAACACACATTTAACCAGGGCCTCCAAAAAACCCTCAACTGGTACCTAACAAAAGACCCCGGACCCCGAATATGA
- a CDS encoding sugar 3,4-ketoisomerase: protein MNKTNKQQYVTSVYDTSLIRFPKILDPRGNLTFIEQERHIPFKIARVYWIYDVPGGEQRGAHAFREQCEVIIALSGSFDVMLDDGSAQKIVHLNRPYHGLYVPNMIWRRMQNFSTNAVAYVLASCPYEKEDYLRDYDTYKMLMREGK from the coding sequence ATGAACAAGACAAATAAGCAGCAGTATGTCACCAGTGTTTATGACACCTCCCTGATCAGGTTCCCAAAAATCCTGGATCCCCGGGGTAACCTGACATTCATCGAGCAGGAGCGGCACATTCCTTTCAAAATAGCCCGGGTTTACTGGATCTATGATGTACCGGGGGGAGAGCAACGCGGCGCCCATGCCTTCCGGGAACAGTGCGAAGTGATCATTGCCTTGTCCGGTAGCTTTGACGTGATGCTGGATGACGGCAGTGCCCAGAAGATTGTTCATCTAAACCGACCTTATCACGGGCTATACGTTCCCAACATGATCTGGCGGCGGATGCAGAATTTTTCCACCAATGCCGTGGCCTATGTGCTGGCGTCCTGCCCATATGAAAAGGAAGATTATCTTCGAGATTACGATACATACAAGATGTTGATGCGGGAGGGGAAATGA